A stretch of DNA from Glycine max cultivar Williams 82 chromosome 18, Glycine_max_v4.0, whole genome shotgun sequence:
CCCAGTTTCTAAGCCATGCATGCATTAATCAGCAAACGACAACACATCATTCActgaaaaaattcaaaacagcCGATAAATCAACGCCTCTAGCACCACAAAAATAACTAAAGCCCTGATTCTGCATTCCCCTCTTCTCACTCTTAACACTATGTCCCACTAGTCCCGCATTGGCCCAACCCCAATGTAGTTCAAAACAGCTTTTGATCAAAACATTACACAGAGctttggaagaagaagagaaaaagaaacatttACCACTAAAAATTAAGCAAACTCAAATATGCACCTATAAAAGTGGAAAGTATGAGAAAGACTGATGAGATCACATGCACGGGGAGAATCCAAGTATAGAGGTAAAAATGGCAGAGAGAATTTGAACTTCGAAAAAGGGAAGCTCCTTCAAAAAGATTTTCCCCTCTTCTCACTCTAACACCGAAGAAGagcttttaataaataaataaaaattacagagagctctgaaagaagaaaaaaaaaacatatcactagAAATTGAGCAAAACCAAATATGCAACgataacagtaaaaaaaaagtatcagaAAAAGACATGCAAGAGAAGAGAATTGAATTATTGACGAATTGGGTAAAAATGCAGAGAGAAATTGACCTTAGGAAAAAGTGGAAGTTCCTTCAAAAATGGATCTGGTTCTGGTGTGTGTGACCtaatagaaagaaaaggaatCAAACCAAAGTGTAAAAATTCTGAATTTGGGGTTTTGTTTTGTATTGAGTGAGTTTTGACTCTCAACAGTATAACTCAGCACTACTCACTCATTCACTGCTGACTAGGGCTTCGTGCTGCTATTGGTTCTTCCATTTGGCCACGCGCACCCATGACACGTGCAATTTTGGAACTTCGAGTTGCTCATGAACCTGGATGACGTGGAGCTTTTTCATTGGAGCGTGAAATACATGGCCCCCCTCGCGAGTGCGTCAGTACTTGAAATGAAACAGAGTTCACTCTGCACAAAATGCGTTATAATTGGCATCGCCGTTCCCCGAGCACGACACAAGCCAAActagttaatgtttttttttttttttgtacactTTCATGTTATAATTACCTactaatgtaatattttattttcagtgaatttcactaatttttttgaataaatctaagattgtatatatattttttaaaaaatttacaacaaatTCCATCAAAAAAACATATGCCATAatcatattcaaataataaaaaggattagtttaatatataaaagatgttaatgtaatatttttttaaataattaatgtaaagataaaaaatgaaaaacatcataagaaatttgaaaaaatctCATAGTGTTAatgatatttacttttttatttatattatatttacctTTGtgtaataaaactattttaaatacaaataaCTATACAAAATTTTCATGTGGTTTATGATTTTTCACAACAAATTTCTATGTGATGTAAAATCAgccttttgttttaattttttagactgtttattgtttgattataaatacattaaaataaaaaaaatatttttaaaaaataatatttcctatattaaaaattaaaatttattcaacatttatttttaaacaatttaaaatatttaataaaatttatttaatacttttgtaTCATAAAAGTAATAAACCCTTTGTTTTTTAATGGAAAGGTGTTTCGCCTTTTAATTGTGTTCATAAAGTTTATTCCTGATGTAATAGGCTGTCAATGAATATTTTGATCCCTCGATAAAAGAGATATTGaagtaataacaaataaaagtaataaatctTTGTGTTGTAATGAAAAGgatattttaatgtaaatattaatatttatttttaaaataattaaaaaaatatttgataaattgtattaatattttaattaatatttccaaAATTCAAAGTACTTGTTTATAGTAttcctcttaaaaaataaatatataccaGATAAATTATTcactgatatttttatatttaaatattacttaTTAAGTCTGacattaatagaaaaaattcaAGGTTGTGACATTTTTCagggaaataaaatatataacatttaatGAAAATccaaagaatatttaatgttttgtttcaggtaataaaaatattgaaaatataagtaattatgAAAATATCTCAAGTGCTATAtgatttttgcaacaaatttcTATGCGTCGAACagttaattttatgtttaattttttagattgtTCATTTCATGATTACAAATACTTATTAAgaagtaaataaatatattttatattaaaaattatacaaaaattattttttgaagtttaataaatttaataaaatatattgaatactttcatatcataaaaataataaatcatttttttatcccAATAAATAACGGTGATATTGAAACATATAAAACtggtaaaagtaataaaaataaaataattttgcggTGAGCGTGGATCGAACACGCGACCTTCAGATCTTCAGTCTGACGCTCTCCCAACTGAGCTATCCCcgcaattaataataaatatgaaataaaatataataattattgcaaaaaatattttaacagttTAACAAAATCATACTAAAACGCCGTCTGTGGGGATCGAACCCACGACCACGTGGTTAAAAGCCACGCGCTCTACCACTGAGCTAAGACGGCttgtgataatttaaaaaaaaaacaatataatttgtAATCAAATACATGTAGTaaacttttatttgaattaCTATTGAGTAACAATGTTCAATGTAATCGAAATAGTCTTTAGTGAAATATTTGAGCTTTGGAAATATAATTGGACTATAACTATTGAAACCGATGAGCCTGTAAATTGATAGATTATGATTCtagttcaattattttttttccatttattttgttttagataGTCAAAGTTAAAgtataattacttaattatatcttttgtggatacaaaaatgtttttaaaccaAAATGTTTTTAGCTATGTTATTGAAGGAGTGCttagatataatttaattaagcaTCATTTATTAAATATCGGGTTATCAAATCagaatttatttatagatttgactgataaatttattgaaataagttaAAAGTAATACTTATATTGATAAGTATCAATATGAAATTatctgaaataaaattttaaaaaaagtttatattaacataaaattaaatgtacTTTTATAAAGGTTTTCGAAATGCCATTAAGTAATAGATGTATCTAttgaaaaatacttaaatattcaGTTGAATCTTACTTTTacctcatttttctttatttttcattttttaaaaatgttacttctaacatttttctctcttccttttattttttttctctatatctCACTTTTTTCACTCATAGACTACCAAAAGTAAGTTCGAATCATCAATGAGATTAATCATCATGAAGATAAATTAGAAGATTGATAATACATACTAATTCGATGACAtaacaatttagtaaatttATCTATGTATTGATCCTACTTTCCAAAAGGATCAAATACAACTAAAAATGATGAAACTTCACTACATGATGACGATTCCAAAATCAACATTTAATTTccaatttatattattgttgGCCAACTGCTATTGCAAATACTAGTTGCTGTCCTTCCTTCCTCGTTTAGTTTCTCCATTGAACTCTTCTTCAACCTATGCATTAATCCCcacaataacaaaattattcaaataggTAACGTATGAATTCCATTACCAATACTATAGTATAAGATAGAAACAAAATTTCCATTGCCATTCAAcacatgtaaaaaaaagttaaggtaTTGATTTGCCTTAAAAAGAATAACTAACTAGTTAGCATGTCATTTATCCATGTGCTTAAGGTATCTTCACAAAATTATGCTTGTAAATTTTATATCTTGTAAATGTAGCATCCATGCATTTGAATTTGCAAGCCATTGATTCATTCGAAGGTTACCTTAAAAGTTATACCAACATCAATTTCTCCACAATAAGATTGATCTTCACGAATTACTCTGTACTTGAGAGGTTGCAGCTCAGCTGCACCATCCCCTACCCCTATGGCTAATAAGTCTTCCACATAGACTCTACATACAGAGAAAAATAGCTTCTTTAAAGCATGAACATTTATACAAAAAAGAGTGAGATTTgcttgattaaataaataatgaatctATCTCCAATCTATTGGTAGCATATATTTACTATATTAATGAAGCTATTGAAGTCTTACATGGCTTGACCAACAAAGTCATCTGCAGATAACGAATCCTTGTCCATGATTTTTAAGATGACCTTGTATGAGTTACTTGGTGTAGGATATTCTACCTTAAACTCAAATTTCTCATTCCACACCGGATTATTGCCCTGTCCTGCATTGTCGTAAGAGCCATTAAACCATTTTTTTCCCTCATATCCTTAATTATCTTCTAGAGGTTATGAAAAAGATTTAAATGATGACATATTAATAGTAGTTGATTGATTACATTTATAGGCCAAATTATTATACTCTATATACACTCTTGtcaaaatacatattttgtCTTCATCAATAGCTATCAATCAAGTCTATTTTCAGTAGTCTATTTAACACGCTTAAAATGAAGTTTAAGGAATTCctcatatatattataagaaaaagacacaatatattaattttattttctatttaattgttacctcatttttttcctatatttCTCTTTATCTCCATTACATCATTTTTTTACCTCTATTCCTCATATAAAGCTCTATAgttacatatatttaattttcttgtaaTTCAAAGCAAAAAGAAGATAGTATACCATACTAATTTCTCGAGTGATTTGAATGTCAACTCAACTATAATAGAACTCACCCTTAGCAACACTACTCCTTCGCTCTTGACCGTTGTACTGTATCACAACATACGGGTCCATACTACCTATTAACAGAAGAGAAAAGGACAAATAACAATGAAGGTTGTTAGAATAGTTAAAGTATAAGTTAGGACAGAATAACTTGAACATATATactaaaaagaacaaagaataagaagaatgcAAATCAAAGGAGAACCCGGTCCATAGTACATATATTGgtgtttgatatttatttttttctgaaagCAAATAATTGAAAATCACGAGACTAACTCTCCTAACAAAGTTCtaagatattattttttggtttggtTAAAGGGGAACTCATTTGGTTAAAGGGTTCATGGAATCAACATAAGATATGTTTCAAGAACATGgtgtagaagaaaaataaaacacatttgaaaacaaaatgagGCCATATATACCAAAGAAATCAGTGTCACACAACCCCTTTGCTTTCACAAGCTGCACCTCCATAAACCCAATTGccatctctttctctctctaaccgTGTCTTTGTCCCTGAAGATTATAAGCCAGCAAAATTCTTACAATTAATGTCTAATAAGTGTCTTCTTTCTACGTTGGAATGGGTGGTACTTGCTTTATATAGGACTTTAGCATTCACGGGGTCAACCACATAACCAACCCACCTTCGTCTCAAGTCTTTCCATTTTCTAAACCACAATAAACAATTGTCGATTGGCACTGGTAAATGATACAATGACTCGGTAAGCCTTCCTCTAGGGATGCTACGTACCTTAGAAAAGTAATAGATAATTGGCATTAATTAGTCTTTTTTACTCTCATCACGTGATAAATATTcatcttattattatataaagttTAAGTTATTGTTAGGACTTAAAAGTGTACTTTAACTAAGAATATTTATATCCTAGTGGCTCAACTTTAACCATAacttcttaattttatcaacatGTAAACTCGAAGGTAATGAACACTTGAACATTGGTCACCTACTCGGAATCTATTCAACTCAACAGTCCAATGTATAAAGGTCATTCAAAAGGGACATGTATGTCAGTTTGGTCGAACTCTCGTGGAATTAAATTAGAATGGTTTGACATGACAAGAAAATTCGTACCCGTGGGTATCCACCCGAATTTGTCCCGACTTTGACGGGTAATATTCGAGTTGATCGCGTATGGGTACGGGTTCGGGTTTTCCCCGATAACCAAAAGTCGGGTACGGATACGGGTATGGGATTACTAGACCCGTCCCGACCCTGAACCCGAACCTGCCCCGccacttaaaatctttagaatttttgtataatttaatcaaaagacatataatttttattactagttaattttattttaaaatttttacataatttaatattattttcttaactatttatgtaGACACACgcgttataataaatttattaatatataagtagttaaaaataaatgtttaacaatcaatttatttttttctaaaatcaaatttttaatatttttttacaaaaaaaatatttttctaaatggtGTGTGGAACGGGGTTGGGGATACCCGATACCCGACGGGTACGGGGATGGGACAATAAACTAAAACCCGTCGGGTATCGGCTACGGGTATGGGAATATGTTGAGGAGTCGAAGTAAGGGATTGGAAAGATAATACCCGTACGCGACTCGCCCCATTGTCATATCTAGTTTCACAACTCAAGTTGCAACATGAATAATATggtgatattattttaattgtgttTATCATTTGTCTCGTGTTGTTACCAACTTTAAGGGTGGTTTTCTAGATTCATGAATTTCGAAATTTGGGATCCAAGAccaagagtcaaattttgaaggCATTGGCACTCATGATGATGCTCGTGGATCATTGCAGAATTTGGTTGAAAATGAAACCATTCACGTGCACGAGCGTTTGGGCaagcaaaacttaaaaaaatacattttcagtttttataaatgatgaaaaatagtactatcactttatttttactccatttcttatttttaaattttatacaagATATAATGAAATTCAAACATCACATTCTTATACAAGTATTTGAAAAAAGGTAGCAagtttacaataatttataaaaagaaaaaatttcaaatcaaaccgttcttaattttttcaaacaaaaccaAGTCCAAGCGACAATTTCTATCAATAATTAAGTACATTATGGGGAGCATTCTAGAGCATAACATTGCAAACTGAAACACAAATTAACGTTCCTACGAAACCACGCGCACAATAGAAAGATACAGAGGTTTTGGTCTATCAAACccaagtgaagaaaaaaaaactaaatcacATATATAACATCAGCCACTTCAACAAGAAAAACTACACCAATTTTTTTGAAGCTACCCAGAAGCAGTGTTTATGAAACACTTCCCTAATAGTAGCTAATAGATCATGCCAAATACTAAACCTGTTTGTACAATCATTATGAATTtgtgaaaaaacaaaatttatcaaataatttagttCTGTTATCATTCGTTAGTGCTTGTATATCTACAatctatgaaataaattataatgtatttttgACAAACATTTTTAGctaattattaacttttttttattagctgaTAAACTTGTTTgatcatattaatattaatagtatttgatagacattttttttatagcttgTTGCATTTTCTAAGATACTAGAATAAGCAACATTTTTTTAGACACTagcttcttatattttattttctttttaccctcaaaatatttatatatttacctCAAAAGTGTGCAATGATATTATCATACTAACAAGCATAATGAAGAgactcattttctttttggtaGAGTATAAAAAAACTCATCTAAAATTATGCTAAACACAAACACAGTCACCCTATTTTCTATTTGTTACAGTTAAGTCTTCTTGTTGGTTATCTTCTATTAACACCTTTAAAATCATGTTTTACGTTCAAATGATTACGATTTAAGATTGATTTTGGTTGCAAGAtaatttgaatcagaaattgaaaatttgatgaaatgaacTTTGTAAGAACAAGGTTTGAGTTTCAAAAAACATAAGGATTTACTAAGTAAATTAT
This window harbors:
- the LOC100805025 gene encoding 16 kDa phloem protein 1-like, whose product is MAIGFMEVQLVKAKGLCDTDFFGSMDPYVVIQYNGQERRSSVAKGQGNNPVWNEKFEFKVEYPTPSNSYKVILKIMDKDSLSADDFVGQAIVYVEDLLAIGVGDGAAELQPLKYRVIREDQSYCGEIDVGITFKVEEEFNGETKRGRKDSN